Proteins co-encoded in one Enterobacter sp. R4-368 genomic window:
- the betA gene encoding choline dehydrogenase, whose translation MEFDYIIIGAGSAGNVLATRLTEESDVNVLLLEAGGPDYRFDFRTQMPAALAYPLQGKRYNWAYETEPEPHMNNRRMECGRGKGLGGSSLINGMCYVRGNAMDLDNWAQQPGLEHWTYRDCLPYYRKSETRDIGANDYHGGDGPVSITTCKPRNNPLFAAMIEAGVQAGYPRTDDLNGYQQEGFGPMDRFVTPKGRRSSTARGYLDMAKTRPNLKIITHATTDRILFEGKRAVGVAYLQGSSDTAHEVHARREVLLCAGAIASPQILQRSGVGAAELLRQFDIPLVHDLPGVGENLQDHLEMYLQYECKEPVSLYPALKWWNQPKIGAEWLFNGTGIGASNQFEGGGFIRSREEFAWPNIQYHFLPVAINYNGSNAVEAHGFQCHVGSMRSPSRGFVRLKSRDPRQHPAIQFNYMAHEQDWHEFRDAIRITRQIINQPALDKYRGREISPGIECQSDEQLDEFVRNHAETAYHPCGTCKMGSDEMAVVDGEGRVHGLEALRVVDASIMPLIITGNLNATTIMIGEKIADNIRGRTPLPRSNADYFVAGDRPVRGTPLRA comes from the coding sequence ATGGAATTTGATTACATCATCATTGGAGCCGGATCCGCAGGGAACGTTTTGGCAACAAGACTGACCGAAGAGAGCGATGTGAATGTTCTGCTGCTCGAAGCGGGTGGTCCCGATTACCGTTTTGATTTCCGTACGCAGATGCCTGCGGCGCTGGCTTACCCGTTGCAGGGCAAGCGCTACAACTGGGCCTATGAAACAGAACCTGAGCCGCACATGAATAATCGCCGCATGGAGTGCGGGCGCGGTAAAGGGCTGGGCGGTTCATCGCTGATTAACGGCATGTGCTACGTGCGCGGCAACGCGATGGACCTCGATAACTGGGCGCAGCAGCCGGGTCTTGAGCACTGGACGTACCGCGACTGTCTGCCCTATTACCGTAAATCGGAAACGCGCGATATCGGCGCGAACGATTACCACGGTGGCGACGGCCCGGTCAGCATCACTACCTGCAAGCCGCGCAACAACCCGTTGTTCGCCGCGATGATTGAGGCGGGCGTGCAGGCCGGTTACCCGCGCACTGACGATCTTAACGGCTACCAGCAGGAAGGTTTTGGCCCGATGGATCGCTTTGTCACGCCGAAAGGCCGCCGCTCGAGCACCGCACGCGGCTATCTCGACATGGCAAAAACGCGGCCGAACCTGAAAATCATTACCCATGCCACCACCGATCGCATTCTGTTTGAGGGGAAACGCGCTGTCGGCGTGGCCTATTTGCAGGGCTCCAGCGACACGGCACATGAGGTGCATGCGCGCCGGGAAGTGTTGCTCTGCGCCGGAGCGATTGCTTCGCCGCAAATTTTGCAGCGCTCCGGCGTCGGTGCCGCTGAGCTGCTCCGGCAGTTCGATATTCCGCTGGTGCATGATTTACCGGGCGTGGGCGAAAACTTGCAGGATCACCTGGAAATGTACCTGCAATATGAGTGCAAGGAGCCGGTGTCGCTCTATCCGGCGCTGAAGTGGTGGAACCAGCCGAAAATTGGCGCGGAGTGGCTGTTTAACGGCACGGGTATTGGGGCCAGCAACCAGTTCGAGGGCGGCGGGTTTATCCGCAGCCGCGAGGAGTTCGCCTGGCCGAATATTCAGTACCATTTCCTGCCGGTGGCGATTAACTACAACGGCTCAAATGCAGTAGAAGCGCACGGCTTCCAGTGTCATGTGGGTTCGATGCGCTCGCCAAGCCGGGGTTTTGTGCGTCTGAAATCGCGCGATCCGCGCCAGCATCCGGCCATTCAGTTTAATTACATGGCCCATGAGCAGGACTGGCACGAATTCCGCGACGCGATTCGTATCACCCGGCAGATCATCAACCAGCCGGCGCTGGACAAATATCGCGGGCGGGAAATCAGCCCGGGCATTGAGTGCCAGAGCGATGAGCAACTGGATGAGTTTGTGCGTAACCATGCCGAAACCGCCTATCACCCGTGCGGCACCTGCAAAATGGGTAGCGATGAGATGGCGGTCGTCGATGGCGAAGGGCGTGTTCATGGGCTGGAAGCCTTGCGCGTGGTGGATGCCTCGATCATGCCGCTGATCATCACCGGTAACCTCAATGCCACCACCATTATGATTGGCGAGAAGATTGCCGATAACATCCGTGGCCGCACGCCGCTGCCGCGCAGCAATGCGGATTATTTCGTGGCGGGCGATCGCCCGGTTCGCGGTACACCGCTGCGGGCGTAA
- a CDS encoding oxidoreductase, with the protein MSSTDIRVVPGPANYFSHAGSLARLHDFFSAEQLARAVWIYGERAFAGAKAFLPQGFNTPGAKHILFKGHCSEHDVNELAQQAGDDRAVVIGLGGGALLDTAKAVARRLGLPAVAIPTIAATCAAWTPLSVWYNDAGQALHFEIFDDANFLVLVEPQIILNAPAEYLLAGIGDTLAKWYEAVVLAPQPEKLPLTVRLGLNGALAIRDVLLQSSEQALADQQRGEVTQAFRDVVDAIIAGGGMVGGLGERYTRVAAAHAVHNGLTVLPQTEKFLHGTKVAYGILVQSALLGEDDVLAQLINAYQRFNLPTSLAALDVDINNRAELDKVIAHTLRPVESIHYLPVELSADTLRAAFEKVEALSR; encoded by the coding sequence ATGAGCAGCACTGATATCCGCGTCGTACCCGGCCCGGCCAACTACTTTTCCCACGCTGGCAGCCTCGCGCGGTTGCATGATTTCTTCAGCGCAGAACAACTGGCGCGCGCGGTATGGATCTATGGAGAGCGCGCCTTTGCCGGGGCAAAAGCGTTTTTGCCGCAAGGGTTTAACACGCCGGGCGCGAAACACATTTTGTTTAAAGGCCACTGTAGCGAGCACGACGTGAACGAACTGGCGCAGCAGGCGGGCGACGATCGCGCGGTGGTGATTGGGCTTGGCGGCGGCGCCTTGCTGGATACCGCCAAAGCGGTGGCGCGCCGTCTTGGTTTACCGGCGGTCGCCATTCCGACCATCGCCGCCACCTGTGCGGCGTGGACGCCGCTGTCGGTGTGGTATAACGACGCTGGTCAGGCGCTGCACTTTGAAATTTTCGACGACGCCAATTTTCTGGTGCTGGTTGAACCGCAAATCATCCTGAATGCGCCTGCGGAATATCTGCTGGCAGGCATCGGCGATACGCTGGCGAAGTGGTACGAAGCGGTAGTGCTGGCACCACAACCAGAAAAGCTGCCGCTCACCGTACGTCTGGGGCTAAACGGCGCGCTGGCGATCCGCGATGTGTTGCTACAGAGCAGTGAACAAGCTCTTGCTGACCAGCAGCGCGGCGAGGTGACGCAGGCGTTTCGCGATGTGGTGGATGCGATTATCGCCGGGGGTGGGATGGTCGGCGGGCTGGGCGAGCGTTACACCCGCGTTGCCGCCGCACACGCGGTGCACAACGGTTTAACCGTGTTGCCGCAAACGGAGAAATTCCTGCACGGCACCAAAGTAGCGTATGGCATTCTGGTGCAGAGCGCCCTGCTCGGCGAGGACGATGTGCTGGCGCAGTTGATTAACGCCTATCAGCGTTTCAACTTGCCGACCTCGCTGGCAGCGCTGGACGTGGACATTAATAACCGCGCGGAGCTGGATAAAGTGATTGCTCACACTCTGCGCCCGGTGGAGTCGATTCACTACCTGCCGGTGGAACTCTCCGCCGATACGCTGCGCGCGGCGTTTGAAAAAGTGGAAGCGCTGTCGCGCTAA